In Xiphophorus couchianus chromosome 8, X_couchianus-1.0, whole genome shotgun sequence, the following proteins share a genomic window:
- the bmpr1bb gene encoding bone morphogenetic protein receptor, type IBb — MVVVAWLSAEWGWQAVVLVAGLASLSCGSDANLLDTMLLRSGRRDESDGPLEESSSTATLSAKRCHCYPQCPDGSFNNTCMTNGFCFAMVTREEGGHAVFSTGCLALAGSEFQCKDTLSARSQRALQCCGDHDYCNRKLRPTLPPLITSEYVDSSIQYIALFISVAVCSIFCVVLVLCYFRYKRQTSRPHYNIDLEQDETYIPPGETLKDLIEHSRSAGSGSGSGLPLLVQRTIAKQIQMVKQIGKGRYGEVWMGKWRGERVAVKVFFTTEEESWFRETEIYQTFLMRHDNILGFIAADIKGTGSWTQLYLITDYHENGSLYDYLNSNTLDVSALLKLAYSSISGLCHLHTEIYGTQGKPAIAHRDLKSKNVLVKKNGFCCIADLGLAVKFNSDTNEVDIPPNLRVGTKRYMPPEVLDETLNMTTFQSFIMADMYSFGLILWEVVRRCTSGGVVEEHQLPYHDLVPTDPSYEDMREVVCIKKQRPSIANHWSSNECLRQMGKLMSECWAHNPACRLTALRVKKTLAKMLESQDIKL; from the exons CCAACCTTTTGGACACCATGCTACTGAGGAGTGGACGGAGGGATGAATCGGACGGGCCATTGGAGGAGAGCAGCAGCACTGCCACACTTTCAGCTAAGCGGTGCCACTGCTACCCTCAGTGCCCCGATGGATCCTTCAACAACACCTGCAT GACCAATGGTTTCTGCTTCGCCATGGTTACAAGAGAGGAGGGGGGTCATGCTGTGTTCAGCACAGGTTGTTTGGCGCTGGCTGGCTCTGAATTTCAGTGCAAA gatACTTTGAGTGCACGCTCCCAGAGAGCTCTCCAGTGTTGCGGCGATCATGACTACTGCAACAGAAAACTACGTCCAACGCTTCCTCCACTAATCACATCAG aatacGTAGACAGCAGCATCCAGTACATAGCCCTGTTCATTTCAGTGGCAGTTTGCAGCATCTTTTGTGTCGTTCTCGTCCTCTGCTATTTCAG ATATAAGCGACAGACATCGCGGCCGCACTACAATATCGACCTGGAGCAGGATGAGACATACATTCCTCCCGGGGAGACTCTGAAGGATCTGATAGAGCACTCCCGCAGTGCCGGTTCTGGATCTGGATCAGGACTCCCTCTGCTg GTTCAGCGGACCATCGCCAAGCAGATTCAGATGGTTAAACAGATCGGAAAAGGCCGATATGGAGAAGTGTGGATGGGCAAATGGAGAGGGGAGAGAGTGGCTGTCAAAGTCTTCTTCACAACTGAGGAGGAGAGCTGGttcagagaaacagaaatttATCAGACCTTCCTGATGAGGCATGACAACATACTGG GATTCATCGCAGCTGACATTAAAGGAACCGGCTCGTGGACTCAGCTGTACCTGATTACAGACTACCATGAGAACGGATCCCTGTACGACTACCTCAACTCCAACACCTTAGATGTCAGTGCTCTGCTGAAACTGGCTTATTCCTCCATCTCAGGCCTTTGCCACCTGCACACAGAGATCTACGGCACACAGGGCAAACCTGCTATTGCACACCGAGACCTAAAGAGCAAAAACGTCCTGGTGAAAAAGAACGGCTTCTGCTGTATTGCCGACCTTGGGCTTGCTGTCAAGTTTAACAG TGACACCAATGAGGTAGACATCCCTCCTAACCTACGAGTTGGGACCAAGCGCTACATGCCACCTGAAGTGCTGGACGAGACCCTGAACATGACCACCTTCCAGTCCTTCATCATGGCAGACATGTACAGTTTTGGTCTCATTCTTTGGGAAGTGGTGCGGCGATGCACCTCTGGAG GTGTTGTTGAAGAACATCAGCTGCCCTATCATGACCTCGTGCCCACTGACCCTTCGTATGAAGACATGAGGGAGGTGGTCTGCATTAAGAAGCAAAGACCTTCGATTGCAAATCACTGGAGCAGCAATGAG TGTCTACGGCAGATGGGGAAACTGATGTCAGAGTGCTGGGCTCACAACCCGGCTTGTCGCCTCACAGCCCTCCGGGTGAAGAAGACCCTTGCGAAGATGTTAGAGTCCCAAGACATCAAACTGTGA